Within the Syngnathoides biaculeatus isolate LvHL_M chromosome 13, ASM1980259v1, whole genome shotgun sequence genome, the region GACATTTCCTGTAACCactgagtttattttttttttatgactgtcGGACTCAAAtttcagtcctttttttttttttttacaccatttcATTGAGATATTTTAATCATGTCCAAGTGCtgaaaaaagtaactttttaaatgtttagtaTAGACTTTTCCTCCgaccatagttttttttttttgtcaaatatgcaatatttctttttttccccctttaaacCAGTGATTTTCATCActagcttttttttatttgtgatgtTTAGGATGGACATTTCCTgtcacagagatttttttttttccccgtcactatttttaccttttttttttttttacatcctgtCACGTCAATGTGAAAAGCAGGCCTACTTCCTATGATTAGAATTTAAATTTGtgtaattgcaatttttttttgttttgttgcgttTTAGTCATAACTctcgtaaataaaaacaattattttttgacacatttttacaCTATTTTAATCGTGCCTGAATGCATTTTTTGAAATGGACATTTTCTgaccaaggattttttttttttgtgtcagtcacacaaatggtttatttttttttattttgaagggcttCCACATCTGCAAGTCATGCTATTGTGCAAAGGTCACACCCGATTTTTACGTTGAAATCGTTTTTTCCTGTTCCCAGGAATCAACATTTCTGTCAGTTTTTGAACTTCCAAGACATTTGTGGAACGTAAGAATCGCACAATTCGGATTTATGTCGTCATACGCACGTCTaagcttcaaagaaaaaaatcaatctgtGACTAAACTTTAGAAATTGTCAGCCAGTTGTGCACAAAAACGGTCACTAACTTGATTTCACTGTTATCCTTAATACGATTTTGTTAGTGTTATTACCACAAAATGACACTTAACAccactgttattattattatttttttttttccaaactttaaTTTTCCACTAGCCATCCTTGCAACCGTCTGTCCAGCGGCGCATGATGAGGACGTTGTGTACAAAAGGTAGCGATGCAGACAAAGATGTGAACTTTTTATcgttttgaattgaattttattGTGTGGAGAACCTAATATGTGATTGTTCCTAAATTTAGGACTTGAACTagagattgggggggggggggaagactaATAGAATTTttgtacaggaaaaaaaaataaaagtcttaATTTGAAAATTTGAGTTTGCTGTGCTGCCATCTTGGAGGTTTCTACTGTAAACATCAAAATGTAACATTGGGATATTATGGAAACTGCATGTTGTGTATGACTATCTGTCAACAGGTGAAGTGTTTGAATCCTGGCTCTGCGATTGGCAGTTCACTCCTCATCTTCGTTGTACCTGCAAAGCAGCAAATATAAGataagtacaaataaaacattttatttcatactCTTATCCATCATTCCCGTTACCTGATCATCTCTTTGTACTTCTCCAGGGCCTCCTGGGCAACGTAGCGGATGAAGGCCGGGTCCCGCAGTTCCAGCTCTCCCGGCACGGAGAAGACGAAAGGGGGTGAGTTGAGGACGTTCACCTCCACTTGGGTGTCCGCAGCTGAAAGATTCTGGTCTTCACTCTTTGGCACCACCTGGAGTGCGAGAACGAGGAATTGACAACAAGGACGCGCTGGACACGTTGTTAGCTACACCAAATGACTGCCAAAACAGGTATTTTGTCAAATAATTTCAGTAAATACAGGAAGACTTACGGTATCTGATGTATTAACTCggaaaataatttaatagtGGTTTATTAGAACCTAAAAATGTCACTTAGTCTGACGTGGGAAAGGGACTAGTTTGCCCTAAATAATCAAGTTTCTGATTATTTTAGTtgtgttaactttttctaaaatTGGttcattaaagtgccactgtcatgaaattcatgttttttcgtatgttattaatgtaaaaaataaaaaaaaaaaaaaaggcagccggaatggacccacccgttttttcaccacacaacataattttggcgcatatggctttttgtcgttcccggcatgaaaatcctcccgagggatttgttttggagaagaagcaggaagtgacgtcattGGCAGGCGCGCTCTCAGGCGGCCTGGTGTGTTCATACCatttttacctgcgggaaggttgCTCTTTTGTCCCCtcgttttagccaaaatgccggctcgttgtattgctggatatttttcgaacactcgggaggacggattcattcttcataattttcaaaaagacacggtttgtcgtgaaaaatggattgcacgggtgcaaaggacgagagcttcgtgggttccaaatgacaggcagctattaaaaaaaaatagtttgacgtATATGACAGTTCtgtttattaaaatattacttAATACGTGATATGTACAttttgttagcgctgtgctaacgttagcatcgCGCTAGCGTCGCACTAGCGCTGGCATTAGCATCGCGCTAGCACTAGGGTTAGCTTGTGTTACCGTtgcactctttctgtgtactgtctttctttgtaaatatctcgtgtttcaatgtgggcacttgcggcttttacacagccgtGGCGTACgtaagtaccaaatggtatttcctttacaaatgtaccgggtgaggcttataaccaggcgcgctctgtaggccgggaattacggtaagaaAGTACACGGAGAGGAACTCAGATGACACCTCAGTGGCACATTTGCGTGTATTTTTTATCACTGCATTTCTGTTACTAGGTTCGTGAATGGTAGGTGTGGTGGATGCTCAAGAATccgaatcagatttaatggctaTGTGACGGTCCGGTGGCTGTTCAAGTAGAACTTTGGCTCACGTCTCCTCAGCTCACCCTGGTGACGCGGAAGACGTTTTGCGCGCCCGCCCGCGCCACCCAAGCGAACTCCGCCGCCATGTTGCCCAGCCAGCTCAGCGTCTGGTCGGCGTGGCGCCGCACGATGGACAGCACCTCGTCGTACTGCTCCCGGGACATGCCCAGCAGCTGCGAGACCTGATCCAGCTCCACGTGCAGCTCCCTGACGCCGGGACACTCTGAAAAAGAGGGAGGACGTCAGTCAGACCACGGAGGCGGAGGTGGGTTTGAGGGCGAGGGCGAGGGCCAGGGCGCTTTTACCGGTCAGCAGGGCCCCCTGGCAGGCCTCGCACTGGCTCTGCAGCTGCCAGCACTCGGATGACTGCTTGCGCAGATCTCGGCACAACTTCCTGCTACGCAGGAGGCGTGGGAACCTTTTCTCTGCAATCCGACACACAGACGGGTGTTATCTTTGGCTAGTGCATCCTtccactgtttaaaaaaatctataaaaagaaaaggaaattgcTTGGTTCCTTCAGCTCCAATTTCAGGGGGAAATATAAAATAGTTTTCAAAACAGTTTTGCGTTGGATGATATCTGATCACAGTTTTCGCAGGTATTTGGATCATACCAAGATAATATTGCACTTTAAAATGTAATCTACATAAGAAGGCCTGATCATATTAATGCtccaaattatctttttttttttttttttttttttactaccacTGGAGTTTTCAAATTCATCATCTTGGCTGTTTTTTACCCTCCAGCGGGCCGTCTTTGGCTCACGGGctttatgtttgacacccctcgcCTAGAAATCTTAcactttttacattatatttttttaatttccggcctataagccgcgacttttttccacacgctttcaacccttcggtttatgcggtgatgcggctaatttgtgcattttttttttttttctctctctaacggccgcaagggggcactcgagcggaaaaggtaagagtgagaccggtggaatatatgtgccgaggaagtgacttttaccggttcggccctgttaacgcgctagttactgccgtgtctcagtgatttttttctagtatgttgtcttttttttttttttttttttccaaccggccctgttagcacagcagcgttagcattaacgtgcggtgctagcgttaaactctctgtgtaccgtctttcttagtAAATATCTCTTCTTTCACTGTGGgcaattgcggcttttacacagctgcggcgtatgtatgtaccaaatggtatttcctttacaaatgtaccgggtgaggcttataaccaggtgcgctctgtgggccgggaattacggaatacagtggaacctcgatttaGCTGACTGATCGTCGGGAGGGGGACCTCCGTTTAAGACGATTGTTAAATTGATGCAGTGCGGTCCGACGTTTTGTGACGACTGACCTCCCTTCCTGTCCCGCGCTTGCGCTTCGTTGAGGCCCACAAACGCCTGCGTCACCACCGCCCCAAACTCCTCCACCACGCTGCGGCCAAAGTCGAAGAAGGAGTCCAGCACCTCCTCCAGCCCCACGCCTTGCAGGAAGCCCGAGTCGCGGGCCGGGTCCGCCGGGTCCAGGGTGGCCCCCGGCACCGGCGGACCGCTCAGGAGGGCCCCGCGGACGGCTCGGTCCAAGCCGTCCCTCATCCTGGAGGCCAGGGCCGCGCTGCTGTTCACCAGCGTTCCCACCTTGCGGCTCAGGCGAGCGAAGGCGTCCTGGATGCGGGCCACTTCCGGGTCGGGGATGTCCGGGTCCCGGTTTACCAGCACGTCGTCCGCTTCCGCGAGCGGCTCGCTGGAGCTGAAGCGTCTCGATACGCGGCGGAAGAAGTTCTCAACCTGGATGGTAGAGAACAAGGGAAAAAGTTTGTTCCAAATCTGTTGGGTAAAGAATTCCCAAGTTGCTGGTTCTGAACGCAGCCCAAGAGTTTTCCCTACTTTGTTCTGGAAGGCAGCAAAGCCTCTGCGGCAGGTGTTGGTGAAGAAGGTTTTACAGGCGTCCTCCAAACAGGGTCTGCACTCGTCCCACTCCGACTGCAAGGAGACCCTGCACTCCTCCTCGGCCTCCCGCAGCTTCTCCGTCACGTCCTGAGTCAGTTGCGCCGCGCCCTGGTGCGACAGAGGAGCGACGGTTCGGTTTCCCCGCTCGGCCTCCTTCACTTCTCCAAGGGGTTTCTTTTCAAAATGGGATCAGCGGAACCCCGAGAGTCCACGAACCGTAAATCATTTTTAGAAACCCACAAGTAATCGAAGCCCCCCAGGCCCCTTGAAAAGGTCTCCAGATGGCGGCACAGCACTACCGTAACGTCTGGCcaataagccgcaacttttttcaaaagctttcaaccctgcggtttatgcggctaatttttgcatcTTTTCTAACGGCCATAAGGCTGCACTGGAGCGGAAaagttggaatatatgtgccgaggaagtgacttttacaactgttagcggtatgttttttttttgtttttttgttgttagcatggtgcagcgtatgtatgtaccaaatggtatttcctttacaaatgtactgggtgaggcttgtaaccaggtgcgctctgtaggccgggaattacggtatttttgtCAAAGGAAGCTCCTAAAACTCACTTAGCGTTTTTCCTTGACTCCCAAGATGCCACATGACGGTGGtaaagatttgtgtgtgtgtgtgtgtgtgtaaatgaagCTCTTCAACTCACGTCAACATCGGTCCGGTCACCGAGATTTGAAAAAGAcggtggcaaagcactacttttgtctaaatgaagttcTTCAACTTGCATCTACAGAGTTGCTTTGCAccgagatgccacaagatggaggCAAAGCACTGCCTTAGTCTCCATGAAGCTCCTCAATTGAGTTCAACACTGCGACGCTGACCTTTTTCTTGTCTCCGCTGTGTACCAGAGACCGCATGAGGTGCTCGTGCTTGCGCTGGTTCCGCCACATCACCTCCTGCATCTGGCCGACGCCGTACAGGGCGCGCTTGACTTCCTCGTCCACCACCTTCTCGCCGGCCTCGGACAACTCTGCCAGAATCGATCGGACTGCGTTTGTGGGTAAGTTCAGTATAAtgtgcttctattttttttttttctttccctccccGATTTTCTGTTCACGGATTCACGTTTGCTGAGCGCGTCGTCTCCCGATCGGCAGCACGTACTACATGTGCTTGATTGCGTGTAACTAGTCACCTTTTAAAGTATCCCCCGAGCCGTTTCCGTCGTCCGGGGCGCAGCTGATAAGGAGGCCCGCCGAGGCCAGAACGGCCAGAGCCAGCGCCACCTTCATTTCTTTGCTCTGgaaggagaaaataaataaataaaaattgaagtttGACCAAAAAGATGCACGTACGCACAAATTGAAATTTTCCATCGACATGAATTTATTTCGATCCAAAAGAGAGAACAGGATTTCTATTTCAACACTTGGGGGCGCTGCAGTTTaaggatttattaaaaaaaaaaaaaacatcaacaggaAAATAATATTGATACAATTGCAGGATTTATATtgaattattcattttatttaaaataattattcacattaaatttattaatACGTGATTTTTATCTTTACAtatgtgttttatatatatgtataatttcCTCTTGGCAATGAATAAAATTGCTTTGTATAATGTTTTATGattgacaaaaatacaaattttctcATGTATTACTTATCGTTGTTTGATCAATGCTGTCTTTATTATTAGCatataaaatatcaaaacaaaataacattccaattaaataaatatagttATCTTCATTTGATTATAATGAAATAAACTGCACATTTGAATAATTCTCATTTTCCGTTTTCCCTTCCGCGTATCCTGACTGGGGTCGCCGACCTCAGATGACtgcgggcgagaggcgggacacaccctgaaccggtcgccagccgatcgcgggGCGCACAGATTTTTCCTTAAAGGATTTGATATTGGTCATCTTTGTGTTATTTGTAAGGCAAACGTTCTAGATAATAGAAGCATTTGCCTGCATAAATGTTACAGAAATACATAGAGTACTTACATTGATATAATTTAAAAcataattacatttattatacaatcaaaatacatttaaccATTTTCCCAATAATaatacgtatttttttttttttttatcactttgAAAAAGCGTTTACGATAATCTTCCTTCTGTATCTTTTAGCAGCTCACCAATATTTACTTTTCCTATTTGTGAGGTGTTAAAATCGAAATGCAACCGCAACGCAAGCGGAACAAAAACTCCGACTTACCTCTCAACAAAGTCAAGACAGACAAAACGCTTTTGTGTGTCTCCAGTTTGTTGAGTGGCAGGTCTATTTGTGCTCTTTCCACTTGGAGCGCGATCCTATTAGCGTCTTTGCTCGATGTCTATGCCCGTTAATCCCGTATTCGACACGCCGCTAAGCAGCGCTTTTGTCTTCAGTGCCTTTCAAACGCAATATGTTAGGGGGGTGTGGaatagcgttggcctcgcagctcTGAGTCCCAGGTTcgaccccggacccgcctgtgtggagtttgcatgttctccccgtgcctgcgtgggttttttccgggaactccggttttctcccacatcccaaaaacatgcaacattaatcggacactctaaattgcccgtaggtgtgattgcgagtgcgattgttgtctgtcgaaatgtgccctgtgattggctggcaaccggttctggatgtacccccgcctcctgcccgttaacagctgggataggcttcggcactccctgcgacccttgtgaggataagcggctaagaaaatggatagatggatgttttcactcctttttatttcttgttttttatttgattttcacatttgttaGTGCACTATGAGTTTATTTGGATATTCCATTATTAATTTTATAATATTGTCTTAtatcatttgtttgtgtgtatcatatttttacattttgtgttattttgacCACTTTGATCAGTATTATTCTCTCTTATAATTGTCATGTTTTATAATATATCAAATCAAATTGATTTTTCATTCTGGATTTCTATTGTTTAATGATCATATAATTTTCATATATTTCAATAatttgtatgtattatatatatatgttttagaATATATTTCAAATAGATTTTTCATTCTAGATTTCTATTGTTTAATCATCATTTAATTTTCATATATTTCCATCATTtgtatcatatttttaaatataataaatatttttctgtctgaaaaatattattttttaactgttgattttgttttttaatttttacattgtattttgtgatcatttttgcCTTCTTTTTCTATGATACTGGGttcacattatttcaacaaCCGGGATTGAGCCAGGCTGCCACGGATACATATTTTGGATTCACTATTTGCGAATTCACATAgtcacagattatttttttttacctacagTATCTGctgttttggtatttttttttcatgaaaaattcacaattttCGTCGTTAAGCCAAAactaaaaatcatctttttgtcTTTCCAATCTGCTATTTTATAATTCGATTTTTCAATACATGTAATTATGATgctattgcaattttttttaaatgtttgcatcTGGAAGTGACGCAATTAATTTCTCTCATTTGATGGTTATCGATAGTAAATGAAAATGGTGTTCTTTGTTTTGCGAGGCACGCTCACAAGGGGGGCTtgtaaaattagattttttcaaATACATGTAATTACAATGTAATTACAGTTAAAAAATTTTTGCATCTGGAAGTGACGGAATATATTTCTCTCATTTGATGGTTATTGATAGTAAATGAAAATGGTGTTCTTTGTTTTGCGAGGGACGCACACTCAAGGGGGGGCTGGATTGGGGGGGCTCGTGCAAGACGGTGCCGCCAGATGTGGGAAGACGTGGTTCCTTTCTCCAAACAGCCTCGCAGGCTTTTCCAGCACTTCCTctcctgccgccgccgccgcgctctCGCTCTCCTCTTGACTTTCGTCGCCTTCCTCCCCTCACACACCTCCGctaaaactcccccccccccccccccatttcttcTGCTTTTTTTAGTGCGACGACGGGATTTCGACCGCACTGGTCCTGCAGCTCTGCAGCATCGAGCCGGGGCGGCGCGTAGACCTGTTCATGTGATGGAGTTATTCCTGTACTaaattttaaaagtgaaaaaaattttttttcggGGAGCCAGAGGAATGCAGTGAGTGGATGGGAGCGACGGACGACAAAGAGGCACAATGAAAGGTAAGATGGTTTATCGAACTCGTCCTGTACACGGTGTGTAGtgcgtcgggggggggggagcgcttTTGTTTAGCCGCAGCGTGCGATGACCTGTGGAATGCGTGGGCAAAAACTGCCGTCTCACATCTGCTTTCGCTTAACGCGCACTTAATGCGtgcaggagggagggagggagggagggagggatggagggaaggagacaaaagacaaagtgaGACATGCATGCTGTCAGCTATTTCCACTACACTATAAGATCAGGAGTAGTCACTTTTCTGTTTTACACTAAATATAATATTgtaattaatgtaaaaaataactccCTCGGGATGAAATTGGTTTATTGTCAATTGTTTTGTTGGTcactgggggagggggggggaggggtcgaGCTATGATTGAGTCCCACAAATTCTGCCTGGCGACAAGAGTCTATGtccataaaaaaatggaaatttaagaCACAGAGTAgtcaataaattacaaaatgaatTTGTGTCAATGAACTTCtttaaggcggcacagtggatcagatggaaagcgttggcctcgcagttcggaggactcgggttcaatcccggaccagcctgtgtggagtttgcatgttttttccgggcactcgggtttcctcccgcacccccaaaacacgcaacattgattggacactctaaattgcccctcggtgtgattgtgagtacgattggtcgtttgtctccatctgccctgcgattggctggcaaccagttcagggtgtaccccgtctcctgcccgttgacagctgggataggctccagcactccctgcgaccctcgtgaggataagtggcaaagaaaatggatggatggaattgtgtAAATGAACTTGTTTCATATCTATGATCTATCTATGGTAACAAGCAGTcattaaaaaatgaagacagaGAAATCATTAAATAGCAAGAATAATACTAAATGAATAATAtgaaaatctatccatccatccattttcttagccgcttatgctcacaagggtcacggggagtgctggagcctatcccagctgtcgtagggcagctgaactggttgccacccaatcgcagggcacatagagacaaacagccggactcacaatcacaccttgggtcaatttagagcaggggtgtaaAACtaattttttgtcgcgggccacattgtagttatgatttcccccagagggccattatgctgaatcgcctcatcatatttacacatgaaatttatgacattataatttatgatatatgacaatttgaaatgttaagacatattttcacaagaatcacagacTTTGACAccaatgatttgccttcacgggccacgtaaaatcatgtggcgggccggatcgggcccccgggccttgagtttgacacctgtgatttagagtgtccaattaatgtcgcatgttttggggatgtgggaggaaaccggagtgcccagagaaaaccccacgcaggcgcggggagaacatgcaaactccacacaggctggtccgggattgaacccgagtcctcagaactgcgaggccaacactttccatcgTGCTGCCATATGAAAAGCTATTGAAGGAaattctctttttaaaaaaatatttttttgctgtacttgtttcagtttttgagatgtattaaaaaatgattgaaCCAACTCTGCTATGAAACTAAGAATTTGTGTTATTTCCAAAtccccctggaaaaaaaaaaatatgcaaatgccaTGACAGATGACTTCACTTTTCCACCCACTaaactttgtttacaaaaaaaaaaaaatcaatcaaaatgctTTCCAGTAAACGGGACATGTGCGATATTAGCAAAAGCGTCTTGCATAACAAGTGCCTTGCAGATaagtttcaaaataattttatattaaaaaaaaaaaaaaagacgactttTGGCAGTGGCACAAGGGGCAGAGATGCTTCTGAGAAACAGAAACTAACACCGGGCGCCAAAGAAACGTCGCAGAGGGGTCAGTGAACGCACACCAGCTGCGGCGATGTGTACTTTACCGTAAACATCACATTTATtccttgtgcccccccccccccccccccccacaaacccCCTTCCTCAGACGACTTtgcagaagaggaggaggtgcaGTCTTTTGGCTACAAGCGGTTCGGTGAGTACTGCgtcccaattgacccctccgtggatattgcgcaatccgcgtcactgaccaatcagaggccagagatctgcataaaccaaagcccgtttttgctcccgccattttctcagacaacattgcatggtccagtatagggtcagttagcgttttatcgcgtatttgggttatttaacaaaaaatatggttaagaggtgtagtcacggactttgtaatagtgacgacaggtatcctgaaaggctagttggtggagttcgattcgtaccctttccaaaaccgaagacccagtacgaaaaatgccttcgatggatcaaactctgtggaagaccgcatcatcaactaaatccatctaatatcaaccggaacacatatgtttgcacgaaggtatgccctatatttgattttcaatacatgtctcgtataaatgaatgagacgttctccgctagcataacaccgctgcgtgtgaacgattgacacacttattgttTGTcaagcgatatttagcgatgatcggactgcacaaacgtgtcggtttcttgctggctcgcggccgaaagttaaccagactgtgtttgcacgaagatatgccctatatttgatttttaatacacgcctcgtataaatgaatgagacgttctccgctagcataacattgctccgtgtgaatgattgaatgaaatcagaagcatggcgtctctctcagttaagaatgtattgtatttagaatttataatatatcgttgatttgaatgaaatcagaagcattgagtctgtctcagttcagaatgtattgtattgtattggccATTTTTagtgtttgtcttacgtcagcgcacgtggcgtgacgtcacttcagggggcgtggttaagtgccctgtacgcaGGGGTCAATTCAAGTCTTAAAAAAACTGcccttttagatttttttttaaatttatggatTGATATTTCGACTTTCTTCTGACAACACGTAGCAACCGTGACACCGCAACCTGCTCGGGagcggaaaaaaaatggtaccaaaaaaaaaaaaaattgtctaaaCCCAGAATGCATTTCACCAGCTGGCTCCCGACGCTGTTTGGCTCTG harbors:
- the clul1 gene encoding clusterin-like protein 1; this translates as MKVALALAVLASAGLLISCAPDDGNGSGDTLKELSEAGEKVVDEEVKRALYGVGQMQEVMWRNQRKHEHLMRSLVHSGDKKKGAAQLTQDVTEKLREAEEECRVSLQSEWDECRPCLEDACKTFFTNTCRRGFAAFQNKVENFFRRVSRRFSSSEPLAEADDVLVNRDPDIPDPEVARIQDAFARLSRKVGTLVNSSAALASRMRDGLDRAVRGALLSGPPVPGATLDPADPARDSGFLQGVGLEEVLDSFFDFGRSVVEEFGAVVTQAFVGLNEAQARDRKGEKRFPRLLRSRKLCRDLRKQSSECWQLQSQCEACQGALLTECPGVRELHVELDQVSQLLGMSREQYDEVLSIVRRHADQTLSWLGNMAAEFAWVARAGAQNVFRVTRVVPKSEDQNLSAADTQVEVNVLNSPPFVFSVPGELELRDPAFIRYVAQEALEKYKEMIRYNEDEE